One Mucilaginibacter ginkgonis genomic region harbors:
- a CDS encoding type II toxin-antitoxin system VapC family toxin yields the protein MNIYIDTSSLFKLYHEESGSDELLKYLEAVQSLNFFISAITPIEFTSTLYKKLRTKEIDLNTLQVLEDCFRTDIDKFQIVPISAGISQLTSQLFSRYGQRGLRSLDALQLCSSLLVKPIIDVVITSDNLLSSFFRSEGFEVFVC from the coding sequence GTGAATATATACATTGACACCTCGTCTTTATTTAAGCTTTATCACGAAGAATCTGGAAGCGATGAACTGCTTAAGTACCTGGAAGCAGTTCAATCTTTAAATTTTTTTATATCGGCAATCACGCCTATTGAATTTACTTCGACGTTATATAAAAAGCTGAGAACCAAAGAAATTGATTTGAATACATTGCAGGTTCTTGAAGATTGTTTCCGAACAGATATTGACAAGTTTCAAATTGTCCCGATAAGCGCCGGCATAAGCCAACTAACATCACAGCTTTTTTCAAGATATGGCCAGAGGGGTTTAAGATCACTTGACGCGTTACAGCTTTGCTCATCTTTATTAGTAAAGCCGATTATTGACGTGGTTATAACTTCTGATAATTTATTAAGTAGTTTTTTTCGGAGTGAGGGTTTTGAAGTTTTTGTGTGTTGA
- a CDS encoding type 1 glutamine amidotransferase domain-containing protein — protein MGQLNNKVIAILTEEGFEQVELTEPKEALEEAGATVHVISPKSGKIKAWNKDNWGIEIDVDIELSKANTDDYDALVLPGGVLNPDKLRQNKEAVSFVSTFLEEGKPVAAICHGPQMLIETGMISGKTLTSFPSLQTDLKNAGANWVDEEVVVDNGLVTSRRPSDLNAFNSKMIEEIAEGVHELD, from the coding sequence ATGGGACAGCTTAATAACAAAGTAATCGCGATTCTTACAGAAGAAGGTTTTGAACAAGTAGAACTTACCGAGCCTAAAGAAGCGCTCGAAGAAGCGGGTGCAACCGTGCATGTGATCTCGCCTAAAAGCGGAAAGATCAAAGCTTGGAACAAAGACAATTGGGGAATCGAGATTGATGTTGATATTGAGTTGAGCAAGGCCAACACAGACGATTATGACGCGTTGGTTTTACCAGGCGGCGTGTTAAACCCGGATAAGCTACGCCAGAATAAAGAAGCGGTTTCATTTGTATCTACCTTTTTGGAAGAAGGCAAACCAGTTGCCGCCATTTGCCACGGGCCACAAATGCTGATAGAGACAGGCATGATTAGCGGCAAAACCTTAACATCGTTTCCATCCCTGCAAACCGATTTGAAGAATGCCGGCGCGAATTGGGTAGATGAAGAAGTTGTTGTAGATAACGGCTTGGTGACCAGTCGCCGACCGTCTGATCTAAATGCCTTCAACAGCAAAATGATCGAAGAGATAGCAGAGGGCGTGCACGAGCTGGATTAA
- a CDS encoding LysR family transcriptional regulator, whose amino-acid sequence MISFSHRVFLEVATNLSFSKAAQVLFITQPAISKHIKSMEDQYKLPLFERKGNSIILTEAGKKLYDHLLQAVEIERKIEYDLSVLNNISQAHGHLRLGASTTVALYVLPSILSGFQQEYQNVDVLLVNRNSEYIQNALLSHEVDVGIIEVDSKLTTIAYKPFMSDEVIPVCSAKSPLAGKKLSLKQLQKTPVALRERGSGTLNSLLKSLAALNISPADLTVKIRLGGTEALKNFLLADHCLGFMPRPSIVRQLAEGDLVEVPIEGLKITRDFYFIRRKGTEDYGLTSNFINYALDAIKS is encoded by the coding sequence ATGATCTCCTTTAGCCACCGGGTATTTCTGGAAGTTGCTACCAACTTAAGTTTTTCTAAGGCGGCACAGGTGCTTTTTATTACCCAGCCGGCTATCAGCAAGCACATCAAGTCAATGGAAGACCAGTACAAACTTCCGTTGTTCGAACGTAAAGGCAATAGCATCATTTTAACAGAGGCGGGCAAAAAATTATATGACCACTTGTTGCAGGCTGTAGAGATTGAGCGCAAGATAGAATACGATCTTTCTGTGCTTAACAATATCTCGCAGGCACATGGGCATCTGCGTTTGGGTGCCAGTACAACCGTAGCACTTTATGTACTGCCATCTATACTATCGGGCTTTCAGCAAGAATATCAAAATGTAGATGTTTTGCTCGTGAACCGCAATTCGGAATATATACAAAATGCCCTGTTAAGCCACGAAGTAGACGTTGGAATTATAGAGGTAGACAGCAAGCTAACTACCATAGCTTACAAACCGTTCATGAGCGACGAGGTTATACCGGTATGTTCCGCTAAAAGTCCGTTGGCAGGTAAAAAGCTGTCGCTTAAACAGCTGCAAAAAACGCCCGTTGCACTTCGCGAAAGAGGCTCGGGCACACTTAATAGTTTGCTTAAATCATTGGCGGCATTAAACATTTCCCCTGCCGACCTTACAGTAAAAATAAGGCTGGGTGGTACCGAAGCCTTAAAAAATTTCTTGCTGGCCGACCATTGCCTTGGTTTTATGCCGCGACCATCAATTGTAAGGCAACTTGCAGAAGGCGATTTGGTAGAAGTGCCTATAGAGGGGCTAAAGATCACGCGCGATTTTTATTTTATCCGTCGTAAAGGCACAGAAGATTATGGCCTCACCAGTAATTTCATTAATTACGCCCTTGATGCAATAAAAAGTTAA
- a CDS encoding aspartate-semialdehyde dehydrogenase produces MKVAVVGATGLVGTKMLQVLAERNFPVTELIPVASAKSVGKEVTYKGKPYKVVSAGDAIKQKPDLALFSAGGSTSLEQAPMFADAGITVIDNSSAWRMDPTKKLVVPEVNADVLTADDKIIANPNCSTIQMVVALKPLHDKYQIKRVVVSTYQSVTGTGVKAVDQLMNERKGIDGPMAYPYKIDLNVLPHIDVFQDNGYTKEEMKMVLETKKIMGDDSIRVTATTVRIPVMGGHSESVNIEFANDFDLAEVREILSKAPGVIVVDDVANLQYPTPLEAHEKDEVFVGRIRRDETQPNTLNCWIVSDNLRKGAATNAVQIAEYLVANHLIGVAQEA; encoded by the coding sequence ATGAAAGTCGCTGTAGTAGGTGCTACCGGTTTGGTGGGCACTAAAATGTTGCAGGTTCTGGCAGAACGCAACTTCCCCGTAACAGAATTGATTCCCGTAGCATCGGCCAAAAGTGTAGGTAAAGAAGTTACCTATAAGGGTAAGCCGTATAAGGTGGTTTCTGCCGGAGATGCGATTAAGCAAAAACCCGACCTGGCCCTGTTTTCTGCAGGTGGTAGCACGTCACTTGAGCAGGCACCCATGTTTGCTGATGCGGGCATTACGGTGATAGACAACTCCTCCGCCTGGCGTATGGACCCAACAAAAAAATTGGTAGTCCCTGAAGTAAATGCTGATGTATTGACCGCTGATGATAAGATCATAGCCAACCCAAATTGTTCTACCATACAAATGGTAGTGGCTTTAAAACCACTGCACGACAAATATCAGATCAAACGTGTTGTGGTATCCACCTACCAATCGGTAACCGGTACAGGCGTTAAGGCTGTTGACCAGCTAATGAACGAGCGGAAAGGGATTGACGGACCTATGGCATATCCTTACAAAATAGATTTGAACGTGTTGCCGCATATAGACGTTTTCCAGGATAACGGCTACACCAAAGAAGAAATGAAAATGGTGCTGGAAACCAAAAAGATAATGGGCGATGACAGCATACGCGTTACGGCAACCACCGTGCGTATACCTGTAATGGGCGGCCACTCAGAGTCGGTTAACATAGAGTTTGCAAATGATTTTGACCTTGCGGAAGTACGTGAAATATTAAGCAAAGCGCCGGGCGTGATTGTGGTGGACGATGTAGCTAACCTGCAATACCCAACCCCGCTTGAAGCACACGAGAAGGACGAAGTTTTTGTGGGCCGCATCCGCCGCGACGAAACCCAGCCCAATACGTTAAACTGCTGGATAGTATCTGACAACCTGCGTAAAGGTGCTGCTACCAATGCCGTGCAGATCGCAGAATACCTGGTTGCTAACCACCTGATAGGTGTAGCGCAGGAAGCGTAG
- a CDS encoding NAD-dependent epimerase/dehydratase family protein, which translates to MNEKILVIGANGQIGTELVLALRKKYGAEQVVASDINNAGYAIRHSGPYEFANVLDQDNLHHIFQKHQPTQVYLLAAILSAVGEQKPKMAWELNMTGLLNVLDLAVEFNVGRVFWPSSIAVFGPNSPKESTPQYCVMDPNTVYGFSKLAGERWCEYYFNKHGVDVRSIRYPGLISWKAAPGGGTTDYAVHIFHEALKTKSYSSFLSAQTALPMMYMDDAIRATLTLMDAPAEQVKIRSSYNLAGISFTPEQLGEEIKKHIPNFELSYVDGDPRQTIADSWPKTIDDSRAQQDWGWQPEYDLPRMVEAMLINLANS; encoded by the coding sequence ATGAACGAAAAGATCTTAGTGATTGGAGCTAACGGCCAGATAGGGACAGAACTGGTTTTAGCGCTGCGCAAAAAATACGGTGCAGAACAAGTTGTCGCTTCAGACATTAATAACGCAGGTTATGCTATTCGCCATAGCGGCCCTTATGAGTTCGCCAATGTTTTAGATCAGGATAACCTGCATCATATATTCCAGAAACACCAACCAACGCAGGTTTACTTATTGGCCGCGATCCTATCTGCCGTAGGTGAGCAAAAACCAAAAATGGCGTGGGAGTTAAATATGACGGGGCTTTTAAATGTGCTGGACCTGGCTGTTGAATTTAATGTGGGCCGGGTATTCTGGCCAAGTTCTATCGCGGTGTTTGGGCCTAATTCTCCAAAAGAAAGCACGCCGCAATATTGCGTAATGGACCCAAATACGGTTTATGGTTTCAGCAAACTTGCCGGAGAGCGCTGGTGCGAATATTACTTTAATAAACACGGTGTCGACGTGCGCAGCATCCGTTACCCGGGCCTGATCAGTTGGAAGGCGGCGCCCGGCGGCGGTACAACAGATTACGCGGTACACATATTTCATGAGGCGTTAAAAACCAAAAGCTATAGCAGTTTCTTATCGGCACAAACCGCTTTGCCCATGATGTACATGGACGACGCGATACGCGCCACGCTTACATTGATGGACGCGCCGGCGGAGCAGGTTAAGATAAGGTCAAGTTATAATTTAGCGGGTATCAGTTTCACTCCCGAACAACTTGGTGAAGAGATCAAAAAACATATACCCAATTTTGAATTAAGTTACGTGGATGGCGACCCGAGGCAGACGATTGCAGACAGCTGGCCAAAGACAATAGACGATAGCCGAGCGCAGCAGGACTGGGGCTGGCAGCCGGAATATGATCTGCCGCGAATGGTGGAAGCGATGTTAATAAACTTGGCGAATAGTTAA